A window of Calditrichia bacterium contains these coding sequences:
- a CDS encoding bifunctional nuclease family protein, whose product MIEAKINGLFLTQAQTSGVILKEINGDRTLPIIIGDNEASSIALGLENVAPPRPITHDLFLNTLDALKARIERVIITDLRNNTYYALIELRSNSELMEIDARPSDAIALAVRRNVPIFIKEEVMNKGAFSSDEEFQNISEQQIDSEENRLDQLRRELQEAVEKEDYERAAEIRDRINRLESRS is encoded by the coding sequence ATGATTGAGGCAAAAATAAACGGATTGTTTTTGACCCAGGCTCAAACCAGTGGGGTAATTTTAAAAGAGATCAACGGAGACCGCACATTGCCGATTATCATTGGCGATAATGAAGCATCGTCTATTGCGCTTGGCTTGGAAAACGTTGCACCGCCTCGTCCAATTACTCACGATCTGTTTTTGAACACACTGGATGCGTTGAAAGCCCGAATTGAGCGGGTTATTATCACCGACTTGCGGAACAACACCTATTATGCGCTGATCGAATTGCGAAGCAATTCCGAACTTATGGAAATTGACGCACGACCCAGCGATGCCATCGCGTTAGCTGTACGGAGAAATGTGCCCATTTTCATTAAAGAAGAAGTGATGAATAAAGGTGCATTCAGCAGCGATGAAGAGTTCCAGAACATAAGTGAACAACAGATAGATTCTGAAGAAAACCGATTGGACCAACTGCGCAGGGAATTGCAGGAAGCTGTAGAAAAAGAAGATTACGAACGCGCAGCAGAAATTCGTGATCGGATCAACCGTTTGGAATCTCGCTCATAG
- a CDS encoding MBL fold metallo-hydrolase, producing MDRNPLRIKLYGVRGSYTPTKGFRSKIGVNTICIRADIGEHTIIFDAGTGIINCGSEIQQELTRFSQPPEKYRLHLFFSHLHLDHLEGFPYFPPAYDNRCEIHFLSPRILNWTVERAFTQLIHPPLFPLDFGELAFQRHFHQIAENLVVYFNDTGFIQKPVNEPMAENWLLKISTMRNFLHPKGGSYSFRLETPEGKSAVFAYDTEGFIGGDQRLIAFAKNADLLFHDAQYTTDEYPQNQGYGHSTYQMACDVASLANVGKLMLIHHDPNHCDEDLMNIQNQAQQLFSNAFVAVEESVFLL from the coding sequence ATGGATCGGAATCCACTGCGCATTAAGTTGTATGGCGTGCGAGGTAGCTATACGCCCACAAAAGGATTTAGGAGTAAAATCGGTGTAAACACAATTTGCATTCGTGCAGATATTGGTGAACACACCATTATTTTTGATGCAGGAACAGGCATCATTAATTGCGGTTCGGAAATTCAGCAAGAATTGACCCGCTTCTCGCAACCTCCTGAAAAATATAGACTTCACCTATTTTTTTCACACCTCCATCTCGATCATCTCGAAGGCTTTCCCTATTTTCCGCCAGCCTACGATAATCGCTGTGAGATCCACTTTTTATCACCGCGAATACTAAACTGGACGGTAGAGCGGGCATTCACACAGTTGATCCATCCACCGTTATTTCCGCTCGATTTTGGTGAACTCGCATTTCAGCGACATTTTCATCAGATTGCTGAAAATCTGGTTGTTTACTTTAACGATACCGGTTTTATCCAAAAACCGGTCAACGAACCGATGGCTGAAAACTGGTTGTTGAAAATTTCAACGATGCGAAATTTTTTGCACCCGAAAGGCGGGTCATATTCTTTCCGGCTGGAAACCCCTGAAGGCAAAAGCGCTGTATTTGCATATGACACGGAAGGATTTATCGGCGGAGACCAGCGGTTGATTGCTTTTGCGAAAAATGCAGATCTGCTCTTTCACGATGCCCAGTACACAACCGATGAATATCCACAAAATCAGGGTTACGGACACAGCACCTACCAAATGGCTTGCGATGTTGCCAGTTTGGCAAATGTCGGAAAATTGATGCTCATCCATCACGATCCCAACCATTGCGACGAAGATTTGATGAACATCCAAAACCAGGCGCAACAATTATTCAGTAATGCCTTCGTCGCTGTCGAAGAATCTGTTTTTTTGTTGTGA
- a CDS encoding phosphatase PAP2 family protein, protein MKIAENLHHWDCALFHQIFTLNGKWLADRLFIFITKSADGYLYVFIGLMTAANPGLNTLTLLTSALLAFSIERPVYYLVKNNVKRIRPFEQLGVRNLIAPPDKFSFPSGHTSAAFLMVTLFSQIFPEISLLLYLWAFSVGFSRVYLGVHYPGDVAMGAILGICSAAMGVWLAIIFQSLV, encoded by the coding sequence ATGAAAATCGCTGAAAATCTGCACCATTGGGATTGCGCACTGTTTCATCAAATTTTTACGCTGAATGGTAAATGGCTGGCTGATCGCCTGTTTATTTTCATAACGAAAAGTGCAGATGGTTATCTCTATGTTTTTATTGGATTAATGACGGCAGCTAATCCAGGTTTAAATACGCTCACATTGTTAACTTCAGCACTGTTAGCATTCTCAATTGAACGCCCGGTTTATTACCTCGTCAAAAACAATGTCAAACGCATTCGTCCATTCGAACAATTGGGTGTCCGTAATTTGATCGCTCCGCCGGACAAATTCAGTTTCCCATCCGGGCACACTTCCGCTGCTTTTCTGATGGTAACCCTGTTCAGCCAGATATTCCCGGAAATTTCGCTGTTGCTTTATTTATGGGCTTTTTCTGTCGGGTTTTCCCGGGTATATCTCGGGGTTCACTATCCGGGGGATGTGGCGATGGGCGCAATTCTCGGCATCTGTAGTGCCGCGATGGGCGTATGGCTTGCCATAATTTTTCAATCTCTGGTTTGA
- a CDS encoding glycosyltransferase family 1 protein, producing MKVVYFADSLPPIADGVSHTMCRLADSLLANNVQFQMISPFQPGENYRWNSRVIKIPSVRFPLYRQYRLGLPQISRIAQFVRAFQPDIIHAVSPTFMGVYAQKLAMSMNVPVVASFHTHFSSYFRYYRAGAFEKLAEKTLARFYNRCDATFAPSENIIEMLKNQGVKSLKLWTRGIDINRFTPAKYDVDLRLSIDAGTKPVLLFVGRLVKEKDLDDLIKMAKILEQRNLPHKLVIVGDGPMRKELRLKLKNAVFAGHQSGEALAKWFASADIFVFPSTTETFGNVILEAFASGLPVVAANAGGPASLVKTGINGYLAKPNSPVDLCLCVEKLLDNRPLRIKMGMNARSFAEQFSWDAVNRQLLTDYQQIIENYHFSHSRVFVSKRNSGKHLAPVFQKKWLATNFNQK from the coding sequence ATGAAAGTGGTTTATTTCGCAGACAGCTTGCCACCCATTGCAGATGGCGTCAGCCACACCATGTGCCGTTTGGCAGATTCGTTGTTAGCGAACAACGTTCAGTTCCAAATGATATCGCCATTCCAGCCGGGTGAAAATTATCGCTGGAACAGCCGGGTGATTAAAATTCCCTCAGTGCGATTTCCGCTGTACCGGCAATACCGGCTCGGTTTGCCCCAAATTAGCAGGATTGCCCAATTTGTTCGGGCGTTTCAACCCGATATTATTCACGCTGTAAGTCCAACATTTATGGGCGTTTATGCGCAAAAACTGGCGATGTCAATGAATGTTCCGGTTGTTGCCAGTTTCCACACACACTTTTCATCATATTTCCGGTATTATCGCGCAGGGGCATTCGAAAAGCTTGCGGAAAAAACACTTGCCAGGTTTTACAACCGATGTGATGCAACATTTGCCCCTTCAGAAAACATCATCGAAATGCTAAAAAATCAGGGTGTAAAATCGTTGAAATTGTGGACTCGCGGTATCGACATCAACCGGTTTACGCCCGCAAAATACGATGTGGATTTGAGATTATCCATCGATGCCGGAACAAAACCGGTATTATTGTTCGTCGGCCGATTGGTCAAAGAAAAAGATTTGGATGATCTGATCAAAATGGCAAAAATTCTGGAGCAACGCAATTTACCGCACAAACTGGTGATTGTCGGTGATGGACCGATGCGAAAAGAGCTCCGTTTGAAGCTGAAAAACGCGGTTTTTGCCGGACACCAAAGTGGCGAGGCGTTGGCGAAATGGTTCGCTTCGGCAGATATTTTTGTTTTTCCATCAACTACGGAAACATTCGGAAATGTGATTCTGGAAGCATTCGCATCCGGTTTGCCGGTTGTTGCTGCCAATGCCGGTGGGCCCGCAAGTTTAGTGAAAACAGGGATTAACGGCTATTTGGCAAAGCCAAATTCGCCGGTGGATTTGTGTTTGTGCGTAGAAAAATTGTTGGACAATCGACCGCTCCGAATCAAGATGGGAATGAATGCGCGATCATTTGCGGAGCAATTTTCGTGGGATGCGGTCAATCGCCAATTGTTGACTGATTATCAACAAATAATTGAAAATTATCATTTTAGCCATAGCCGAGTATTTGTTTCTAAACGTAATTCCGGAAAACATTTGGCACCGGTATTTCAGAAAAAATGGTTGGCAACAAATTTCAATCAAAAATAG
- a CDS encoding glycosyltransferase yields the protein MKICDITQSFNESSGGIRTYIKEKQKFIQFHSDCEHVLITAGDRDSYTRKSEMSVYTIQSPVIPGCAPYRLLWRMDKIYRVLEKEKPDIIEFADPYFMAWSALRFRTHRRSRVLGFYHTDISTAYPRLFADKIGIKSLNPLIFNSARSYVCSLYNRCDATICASKIVSDRLEQLGVDNIHRISFGVDFQQFSAPKYGNGIRGRLQILPEEVLFIYAGRFDSEKRVDVLTEAFSGIPDSYPAKLVLVGDGVLKPRLLAIAERNPRIIILPFVDKKQELADLLSAANVYVTAGPFETFGLSVAEAQAAGLPVIGVNGGALPERISPQNGMLAAVDDVADLREKMVRMMMADREQMGRFARLHAEKNYSWESTFGRLFELYESLLIPNNLSVKSAA from the coding sequence ATGAAGATTTGCGATATCACCCAATCGTTTAACGAGAGCAGTGGCGGGATACGAACCTATATCAAAGAAAAACAAAAGTTTATCCAATTCCATTCGGATTGCGAGCATGTGCTAATTACTGCCGGCGATCGCGATAGCTACACGCGAAAAAGCGAAATGTCTGTTTACACGATCCAGTCGCCGGTGATTCCGGGATGTGCGCCGTATCGATTATTGTGGCGAATGGATAAAATTTACCGAGTCCTCGAAAAAGAAAAACCCGACATTATCGAATTTGCCGACCCGTATTTTATGGCGTGGTCGGCTTTGCGTTTTCGGACACATCGGCGCAGCCGGGTTTTGGGGTTCTATCATACTGATATTTCAACAGCTTATCCGCGATTATTTGCTGATAAAATCGGGATCAAATCTCTGAATCCGTTGATTTTTAACAGTGCGAGGTCGTATGTCTGCAGCCTGTACAATCGCTGTGACGCGACGATTTGTGCATCCAAAATTGTGTCCGACCGACTGGAGCAATTGGGTGTGGACAACATTCACCGCATTTCTTTTGGCGTAGATTTTCAACAATTTTCAGCCCCGAAATACGGCAACGGCATTCGCGGACGGTTGCAAATTCTGCCGGAAGAAGTGCTGTTTATTTATGCTGGCAGATTCGATTCCGAGAAACGGGTAGATGTGTTGACTGAAGCCTTTTCCGGCATTCCCGACAGCTATCCGGCAAAGCTGGTGTTGGTTGGCGATGGCGTGCTGAAACCCAGGCTTTTGGCGATTGCCGAACGGAACCCTCGGATAATTATCCTCCCGTTTGTTGATAAAAAACAAGAGCTTGCAGACTTGCTTTCTGCTGCAAATGTGTATGTTACCGCAGGTCCGTTTGAAACATTTGGGTTGTCCGTTGCCGAAGCGCAGGCGGCAGGTTTGCCGGTCATCGGCGTAAACGGCGGTGCGCTGCCGGAGCGGATATCACCGCAAAACGGAATGCTCGCCGCTGTTGATGATGTCGCCGATTTGCGCGAAAAAATGGTGCGGATGATGATGGCGGATCGTGAGCAAATGGGGCGTTTCGCCCGGTTGCATGCCGAAAAAAATTACTCATGGGAATCCACTTTCGGCCGACTGTTTGAATTATACGAATCATTATTGATTCCGAATAATTTGTCTGTCAAATCCGCAGCTTAA
- a CDS encoding flippase-like domain-containing protein, which yields MKTKKQRSKFYHLFNWMIAAIIIGVVLNIGLLFWSGESPVLKQVSGVFLQHWWLLVPLSLLTWFTHAFRMRLWSIYLKKTITWRDSLRIAVGTDLGAAVSPTSLGGGPAKLALLMQKGFSGTEATLLTLLGSIEDYIFFMAFLVLVICLKPDQIADLLLPIFDNLNLSVVIFTTLLLLIIATVWLLLNHFRSNRNSENRLINRVAKITNHIRTFFSTLRKILTDGKLFLGINLVITSVQWLGRYAIILVLLSYNGVAYDVVDVIYHQFVVFALMGLAPTPGATVGAEAAFFLLFKSMVPENLITSLTLMWRFFLHYFPLIAGVFVYFLLSRNGYKFNIFSTTNKSAPGSNEQPQMIS from the coding sequence ATGAAAACGAAAAAACAACGTTCGAAATTTTATCATTTATTTAACTGGATGATTGCTGCGATCATCATTGGTGTTGTATTAAATATCGGATTGCTATTTTGGAGCGGTGAATCGCCGGTGCTGAAACAGGTTTCCGGTGTATTTTTGCAGCATTGGTGGTTGCTCGTTCCGCTCAGTTTGCTCACCTGGTTTACCCATGCATTCCGGATGCGATTGTGGTCGATATATCTAAAAAAAACAATCACCTGGCGCGATTCGTTACGCATCGCTGTAGGTACGGATTTGGGTGCTGCAGTCAGTCCCACATCGCTCGGCGGCGGTCCCGCGAAACTGGCATTGCTTATGCAAAAAGGCTTCAGCGGAACCGAAGCGACCTTGCTGACACTGCTCGGCAGCATCGAAGATTACATCTTTTTTATGGCTTTTCTGGTGCTGGTTATCTGTCTGAAACCGGATCAAATTGCTGATTTATTGTTGCCGATATTCGATAATCTTAACCTGTCTGTGGTAATTTTCACAACGCTTTTGTTGTTGATAATCGCGACAGTCTGGCTGCTGCTGAACCATTTCCGAAGCAATCGCAACTCCGAAAATAGGCTGATTAACCGGGTTGCAAAAATTACAAATCACATTCGAACATTCTTTTCAACGCTGCGAAAAATTCTGACAGACGGCAAGTTGTTTTTGGGAATAAACCTGGTGATCACCAGTGTTCAGTGGCTCGGGCGATATGCTATAATTCTCGTATTGCTCTCATACAACGGTGTGGCGTACGATGTTGTCGATGTCATATATCATCAATTTGTGGTGTTCGCATTGATGGGTCTTGCCCCAACGCCCGGCGCAACTGTCGGAGCGGAAGCGGCGTTTTTTCTGTTGTTCAAAAGCATGGTTCCGGAAAATCTGATCACATCACTAACATTGATGTGGCGATTTTTCCTGCATTATTTTCCACTGATTGCAGGAGTGTTTGTGTATTTTTTACTGAGCCGTAACGGCTATAAATTTAATATATTTAGCACCACAAATAAATCCGCTCCGGGCAGCAACGAGCAACCGCAAATGATATCGTGA
- a CDS encoding ABC transporter ATP-binding protein — translation MTKNLRRLFAVLDRWKWRYFSAGLLMILAIALQSIEPRIIQVTVDYVIAHFQNGESAVAIAQKDAVMRIFEQLLPALERENLPVILMMMGAVLLLLAVFRGGFSYIAQLMMADSTEKAIKHLRDRLFSHVQKLPMAYFTTMPKGDLLQRSTGDIQTVRGFIHSHIVEVMRTIALFGFSFAMMASINLEYALMSTALAPILIVSSYVFFKKERKNWEMVQDEADKLDTVVQENLNGIRTVQAFANENHEIAKFAERNQSKLSADLQHLKLHTFFWPASDFVVGCQITITVLAGGYLAINGQITVGEMLSFYAYATMLSFPMRQFGKILSKIGVATVAIGRIHEVLDSPLERQDGFARDEKLRGAIEFRDVSFRFDKNARENILKRISFSIQPGEKVALVGATGSGKSTIIKLLVGLYDPDSGQVCIDGHPVEYYSPRYLRQRIGFVLQSPFLFSTTVKHNIAYADPLAPKAKIWASAQLAKADQLESVLPDGYETMVGEKGVTLSGGQKQRVALARTLLTEPDILVLDDVTSAVDTETEQAIFEALQKEQMRKTTIIISHRVTTIQQADRVLVIHQGRIVQEGKPDELANIPGYFRDIHLIQNALEAEIQQNIAVLPN, via the coding sequence ATGACTAAGAATTTACGACGACTTTTCGCGGTATTGGATCGCTGGAAATGGCGTTATTTCAGCGCGGGTTTGCTGATGATTTTGGCAATTGCGCTGCAAAGCATCGAACCGCGCATCATTCAGGTTACGGTGGATTATGTGATCGCTCATTTCCAAAACGGTGAATCTGCGGTTGCTATCGCCCAAAAAGATGCGGTGATGCGCATTTTTGAACAATTGCTGCCGGCGCTCGAACGGGAAAATTTACCGGTAATTTTGATGATGATGGGCGCTGTGCTGTTGCTGCTGGCGGTTTTTCGGGGCGGATTTAGCTACATCGCGCAACTGATGATGGCCGACAGCACAGAAAAAGCCATCAAACATTTACGCGACCGGTTGTTTTCACACGTTCAAAAATTACCGATGGCCTACTTTACCACGATGCCAAAAGGCGATTTGCTCCAGCGCAGCACCGGCGATATCCAAACAGTGCGCGGATTTATCCACAGCCACATCGTGGAAGTGATGCGCACGATTGCGCTGTTCGGGTTTTCATTTGCGATGATGGCATCGATCAATCTCGAATATGCGCTGATGAGCACTGCGTTGGCGCCCATCCTGATCGTCAGCAGCTACGTTTTTTTTAAAAAAGAACGCAAAAACTGGGAAATGGTGCAGGATGAAGCGGACAAACTGGATACTGTGGTACAGGAAAATTTGAACGGGATTCGAACCGTGCAGGCATTTGCCAATGAAAATCACGAAATTGCGAAATTTGCGGAGCGCAACCAAAGCAAGCTTTCCGCAGATTTGCAGCACCTGAAACTGCACACATTTTTTTGGCCGGCGTCCGATTTTGTGGTTGGCTGCCAAATAACGATAACCGTTTTGGCGGGCGGATATTTGGCGATAAACGGCCAAATTACTGTTGGCGAAATGCTCAGTTTTTACGCATACGCCACCATGCTGTCGTTTCCGATGCGTCAGTTTGGCAAAATTTTATCGAAAATCGGAGTGGCAACCGTAGCGATCGGGCGAATTCACGAAGTGCTCGATTCTCCGCTGGAGCGGCAGGACGGTTTCGCCAGAGATGAGAAACTGCGCGGTGCGATCGAGTTCCGCGATGTCTCATTTCGCTTCGATAAAAATGCCCGGGAAAATATTCTGAAACGCATATCCTTCAGCATCCAGCCGGGCGAAAAAGTGGCGCTGGTTGGTGCAACCGGTTCGGGTAAGTCTACTATTATCAAACTGTTAGTTGGCTTGTACGATCCCGATTCCGGGCAGGTGTGTATCGACGGGCATCCGGTGGAATATTACTCGCCGCGATATCTGCGTCAGCGAATCGGGTTTGTGCTGCAATCGCCGTTCCTTTTTTCGACGACGGTAAAACACAACATCGCCTACGCAGATCCGCTTGCGCCGAAAGCCAAAATTTGGGCTTCGGCTCAGCTGGCAAAAGCGGATCAACTGGAATCTGTACTGCCGGACGGATACGAAACGATGGTCGGTGAAAAAGGCGTGACGCTTTCCGGCGGACAAAAACAGCGGGTCGCACTCGCGCGAACGCTGCTCACAGAGCCGGATATTCTGGTGCTGGACGATGTCACTTCCGCGGTGGATACTGAAACGGAGCAGGCGATTTTCGAGGCGTTGCAAAAGGAGCAAATGCGCAAAACCACGATCATCATTTCGCATCGGGTGACCACTATTCAGCAGGCAGACCGGGTGCTGGTGATCCATCAGGGGCGCATTGTGCAGGAAGGAAAACCGGATGAATTGGCCAATATTCCCGGGTATTTTCGCGATATCCATCTCATCCAAAATGCGCTCGAAGCGGAAATTCAGCAAAACATTGCGGTGTTACCCAATTGA
- a CDS encoding ABC transporter ATP-binding protein, which translates to MSQQLTDKKFEGGGALGPFLRQIFSYSFRYKRWFFPLAGMAIVVALVDAFFPYIWSLYLDEAITPAVETFQKTGELQTDYSKLYSFGYTYLAFLIAQVTGVFVFIWYAGKIRHTVIYDLRKEMFEKLQKLSFSYYDRSAIGWLISRITSDTDRVTEVISWGTLDLVWGVFTILSCFGIMAFYNWKLMLIVLFSMPVLALLSVHMRRKILAYSREARRINSEMTAYFNEHVHGIEVNKVSAQEDNAALGYSEKSQKMRRASYRAAFFSAMLAPLVMIIGASVAGLIIFFGGQSVLTDNGLTIGMLAAFISYATLVYGPIHELTNFYASAQGAVSAGERVFSLLREPVEMADEPGMPDFDDITGEVQFLNVDFHYVADQKVLKNFNLHIRPGESIALVGPTGEGKSTIASLIARFYQPRGGAVLIDGVDYRRRTLHSLRRQMGIILQTPHVFSGTILDNIRYGDFDATEARVAETLRIIGADDLIPRLNEQVGESGGNLSSGEKQLISFARVIVKNPKILIMDEATSSVDTLAEAKIQKGIEQLISGRTSIIIAHRLSTIRNCDRILVIRAGEIIEAGSHQELVAQKGQYYRLYTHQSREALPS; encoded by the coding sequence ATGAGTCAACAATTGACAGACAAAAAATTTGAGGGCGGTGGGGCACTCGGCCCCTTTCTCCGGCAGATTTTTAGCTACAGTTTTCGCTACAAACGCTGGTTTTTTCCGCTGGCGGGAATGGCGATTGTAGTTGCATTAGTGGATGCGTTTTTTCCATACATTTGGTCGCTATATCTGGACGAAGCGATCACGCCGGCGGTAGAAACTTTTCAAAAAACGGGCGAGTTGCAAACCGATTACAGCAAACTTTATAGCTTCGGTTACACCTATCTCGCATTTCTGATTGCCCAGGTTACCGGCGTTTTTGTGTTTATCTGGTATGCCGGTAAAATACGCCATACGGTTATTTACGATCTCAGAAAAGAGATGTTCGAGAAGCTGCAAAAGCTCTCGTTTTCCTATTACGATCGTTCGGCAATCGGCTGGCTGATCTCGCGGATCACCTCCGATACCGATCGTGTAACCGAAGTAATTTCGTGGGGAACGCTGGATTTGGTGTGGGGCGTTTTTACGATCCTTTCCTGTTTCGGGATCATGGCGTTTTACAACTGGAAGTTGATGCTGATCGTGCTGTTCAGCATGCCGGTGCTGGCGTTGCTTTCGGTTCACATGCGCCGCAAAATTTTGGCGTATTCGCGGGAAGCGCGGCGAATCAACAGCGAGATGACCGCCTATTTTAACGAGCACGTTCACGGCATCGAAGTAAACAAAGTGAGCGCGCAGGAAGATAACGCAGCCCTCGGCTACAGCGAAAAAAGCCAGAAAATGCGCCGGGCATCGTATCGTGCGGCGTTTTTTTCGGCGATGCTGGCACCGTTGGTGATGATCATCGGTGCGTCGGTCGCGGGATTGATCATCTTTTTCGGCGGACAATCTGTGCTCACCGATAACGGCTTGACCATCGGAATGCTGGCAGCGTTCATCAGTTACGCGACGCTGGTTTACGGACCGATTCACGAATTGACCAATTTTTATGCGTCGGCGCAGGGTGCGGTTTCGGCGGGCGAGCGGGTGTTTTCGCTGCTGCGCGAACCGGTCGAAATGGCGGATGAGCCGGGCATGCCCGATTTTGACGACATCACCGGCGAGGTTCAATTTTTAAACGTCGATTTTCATTACGTCGCCGACCAGAAAGTGTTGAAAAATTTCAACTTACACATCCGTCCCGGCGAATCAATCGCTTTGGTTGGACCAACCGGCGAAGGGAAATCGACCATCGCCAGCCTGATCGCACGGTTTTATCAACCGCGCGGCGGCGCAGTTTTGATCGATGGTGTGGATTATCGCCGGCGAACGTTGCACAGTTTGCGCCGCCAAATGGGCATCATTTTGCAAACGCCGCACGTTTTTTCCGGCACGATTCTCGATAACATTCGTTACGGCGATTTCGACGCAACCGAAGCGCGTGTGGCGGAAACGCTGCGGATTATCGGTGCGGACGATCTGATTCCGCGTTTGAACGAACAGGTTGGCGAAAGCGGCGGCAACCTCTCCAGCGGCGAAAAACAGCTCATTTCATTCGCGCGGGTGATCGTGAAAAATCCCAAAATTTTGATAATGGACGAAGCGACGTCATCCGTTGATACGCTCGCCGAAGCCAAAATCCAGAAAGGGATTGAACAGCTCATCAGCGGGCGAACATCGATCATCATCGCGCACCGGTTGTCCACCATCCGCAACTGCGACCGTATTCTGGTCATCCGCGCCGGCGAAATTATCGAAGCCGGCAGCCATCAGGAATTGGTTGCGCAAAAAGGACAGTATTACAGGCTTTACACCCACCAATCGCGGGAAGCCCTGCCTTCGTAA
- a CDS encoding aldo/keto reductase, giving the protein MQKFNIPNTDLVASHIGFGCMNLGGQWHRQPYSAEERSRAIAAIEIAYECGINFFDHADIYVFGKSEQIFSEIWQIHPNLRDDIILQSKCGIRFPDDPEKGLPGRYDFSFEHIVTSVENILDRLKVDNLDILLLHRPDPLMEPEEVAKAFFALRSSGKVRHFGVSNFTAGQIALLQSYIDQPLIVNQVELNLLHSHLINEGVVFNKNNANARFTDGTLDYCRLHKMFIQAWSPVAQGAILRDSSEVNEPHLKATTALVQQLAEAKQTSREAIVLSWLLRHPANIQPIIGTIKPERIRASAMADASLLTREEWYSLFVAARGGKMP; this is encoded by the coding sequence ATGCAAAAATTTAACATCCCCAACACAGATCTGGTCGCGTCGCATATCGGATTTGGCTGTATGAATTTGGGCGGGCAATGGCATCGCCAACCGTATTCTGCAGAGGAACGGTCGCGGGCAATTGCCGCCATCGAAATCGCGTATGAGTGCGGCATCAATTTTTTTGATCATGCGGATATTTATGTTTTTGGTAAATCCGAGCAGATTTTTTCGGAAATCTGGCAGATTCATCCCAATCTTCGCGATGATATTATTTTGCAGTCCAAATGCGGCATTCGTTTCCCGGATGATCCGGAAAAAGGATTGCCGGGGCGATATGATTTCAGTTTTGAGCACATCGTAACCAGCGTGGAAAATATTCTCGACCGGCTGAAAGTGGACAATCTGGATATTTTATTGCTGCACCGCCCGGATCCGCTGATGGAACCGGAGGAAGTCGCAAAAGCCTTTTTTGCTCTCCGTTCATCGGGGAAGGTGCGCCATTTTGGTGTGAGCAATTTCACTGCCGGGCAAATTGCGTTGCTGCAAAGTTACATCGATCAACCGCTGATTGTCAACCAGGTTGAGTTGAATTTATTGCATTCGCATCTCATCAATGAAGGAGTAGTTTTCAACAAAAACAATGCCAATGCAAGGTTTACAGATGGGACACTGGATTATTGCCGGTTGCACAAAATGTTTATTCAGGCATGGTCACCGGTTGCGCAAGGCGCCATTCTTCGCGACAGTTCGGAAGTAAACGAGCCACATTTGAAGGCAACAACCGCGCTGGTTCAGCAATTAGCGGAAGCCAAACAAACCAGTCGCGAAGCAATTGTGTTATCATGGTTATTGCGCCATCCGGCAAACATTCAGCCGATTATCGGAACAATCAAACCGGAGCGCATCCGGGCATCCGCAATGGCAGATGCGTCGCTATTGACCCGTGAAGAATGGTATTCGCTATTTGTTGCGGCACGCGGCGGGAAAATGCCATAG